Below is a genomic region from Paludisphaera rhizosphaerae.
AGCCGTCCCTTGCCGAGCACCGCCCAGAGGCACATTAGACCAACAGCCACGAAACACATGGCCCATACGACCGTGAGAAGGAGTCGGTTGGGACCACTTGCCTGCAAGGCCTTCGCCAAGGTGCACATCAGGGCGACGACCGCCGTGAAGACCATGATCCCTCCGATCGAGAGCTTCAGATCCTCTGGCGGGTCTTGCTCTGCGGCTTCTGATTGCACCCGTCGCTCGACCCTGGAACCCATCGCTCGCATCACAAGGAGGGAGACAATCGTTAGTGCGACAGCCAGGCTGGAGATCCCGAGGAACTCGCTGCTCAAACTGAAAGGGACGGTGACTTCCAGGTAGACTGCGCCGAGCAAGACCCCGATCATCCTCGACTTGACCGGATCTCTTGATGAGACACTCCACAGGGCGAGGAGCGAAGCCTGGCATAAGGTCAATGCATGGCATGGGACGATCGGCAGATATTTGAGCCCGATTCGTGTTCCCAGTTCGAGGCGGGCAAAAAACGCAGCGATCATGCCGAGAGCGAGATGAAGGATCGTCAGCCCAAAGAGACGTTCGGCGAGAGGCATCAGACCACCTCCGTGTGAACAGACCCCCATGAGGGGCGATACCCGTAGATTCGCTAGAACCCCGCCGACTCCATCGAAGACTCAATTTCTCGACTGTCCGTTGGCCTCGGATGCTCCAAGGTTCTACGACCTGTCCTATCGTTCCTTATAGACGAGCCGGTTCTTTGGCATCCCGTTCATCACGAATCGATCCCGGCGGGAACTCCACCGGGCAACGAAAACTGCGCGATCAAACCCAATCCACGGCCTGAGAACGCGGCCATAAGATACTATGATTCATGGTTTTGTGTTGGCCACCGCCATGAGACGCGTATCGAACGAACCCATCATCGACTTCGCGAAGCAGGTCGAGTACGTCAGGGTAATCTGGGAGGATAGAGGAGCCGAAGAACCCAAGCTTCGTCCTGGCAGCCGCGTTCGTTCCATCCTCGTCCTCCGCTTTGAGAACCAAGGCGGAAGTCTCTCGAGTAACGACCGAACCAAGCCAATTCTCGGGCGGCGAATCCGATGGGAAAAGCCAAATCAGCCAAGGACTTCCATCACAGGGCATCGTTTCTGGGGCGGCGCGATCGGACCCAATTCTCCGAGGCTGGATCGAAGCCGCTGGGTCGCCTGGATCGGCGGGTTGCGGCATAATGGGGGCTGGCCGCGACGGGTCGGCCGGTGATTTCAAGTCGGTGGGGGGATTGAGACGTGCCAGCTGTGATCCTGGACGGGAAGGCCCTGGCGGAGCGGGTTCGCGAAGGCTTGGCCGGCGAGGTGGCGGAGTTCCGCCAGGCGACGGGGATCACGCCGGGGCTTTCCGTCGTCCTCGTCGGCGAGGACCCCGCCAGCCGGGTTTACGTTCGCAACAAGGAGAACGCCGTCAAGGCCGCCGGGATGAACGGCGAGGTCGTCCGGCTCCCGGCTGACTCGACCCAGAAGCAGGTGCTCGACACCGTCGACCGCCTCAACGCCGACCCCAACGTCCATGGCATCCTCGTTCAGCTTCCCCTGCCGAAAGGCCTGGACTCGGTCGAGGTCATCGACCGGATCGACCCGCTGAAGGACGTCGACGGCTTCCACACCCAGAACGTCGGTCTGCTGGCTCAGGGGCGGCCCCGGTTTGTCCCCTGCACACCGCTGGGGATCATCGAACTGCTGAAGGACGCAGGAGTTGAGACGAAGGGGAAGCACGCCGTCGTCCTGGGCCGATCGCAGGTCGTCGGCAAGCCCGTGGCCCTGCTCCTCCTGCAGAAAGGCAAGGGGGCCGACGCGACGGTGACCGTCTGCCACACCGGCACCCCCGACCCAGCCCGGTTCGCCCGCGAGGCCGATATCCTGATCGCCGCGATGGGCGTCCCCGAGGCCGTGAAGGCCGACTGGATCAAGCCGGGCGCGGTCGTCATCGACGTCGGCATCCACCGTAAAGAAGACGGAAAGCTCTGCGGCGACGTGGCTTTCGCCGAGGTCGCTCCGGTGGCTTCGCGAATCACCCCCGTCCCCGGAGGCGTCGGCCCGATGACCGTCGCCATGCTTCTCAAGAACACGCTGCACGCCGCCAGGCTCGCCGCCGACCGCCGAGGCTAAACCGTGATCAAGCTAGGCATTTGCAACGAACTGTTTGAAGGCTGGGACCTCAAAGACGTCTGCCGGGTCGTCCGTAGCCTCGGCTACGACGGCCTGGAGATCGCCCCGTTCACCCTGGCCCCCCTCATTACGGACCTCTCCAAGTCCCAGCGGGCCGAGATCCGCCGGACGGTCGAAGACTCCGGCCTGACGACGATCGGCCTCCACTGGCTGCTCGCCAAGACCGAGGGCTTCTACCTGACCTCGACCGACGCCGCCGTCCGTCAACGTACCGGCGACTATCTACTGGCTCTCGCCGAGGCCGCCGCCGACTTGGGGGGCTCGATCCTCGTCCTGGGCTCGCCCAAGCAGCGTGACCTGCTCCCCGGCGTAAGTTATGACCAGGCCGAGGAATACGCATTGGAGACCTTCCACCGGATCATGCCGGCCGTCGGCGATCTGGGGATCGACCTCTGCATCGAGCCGCTGGCACCGTCCGAAACCAACTTCCTGAATACCTGCGAACAGTCGGAAGCCCTGATCGCCAAGGTGGGCCACCCGAACTTCAAGCTGCACATGGACGTTAAGGCCCAGAGCGCCGAGACCGACGCGTCCGTGCCCGACCTTATCCGCCGTCATGCCCGCACGGCCGGCCACTTCCACGCCCAGGACGTGAACCTCAAGGGCCCCGGGATGGGGGACGTCGATTTCGCCCCGATTCTTGCGGCTCTCGTCGAAAGCGGCTACGACCGCTGGGTTTCCGTCGAGGTCTTCGACTTCAAGCCGGGAGCGGAGGAAACCGCTCGCCAGAGTATTGAGTGCCTCCGAAGGAATCTCGACGCCGCCTATGCCGCTCGCCGTTAGGGCCGTCTCGACTCTGCCGCCGCCATGAATATTGTATTTTTGTACACTATTCCATTGCGGCGGCCGATGATGAATTGGTATTGTGGCGATCGTCGGAGTTGGTTTGATCTGTCTCGGCAAGAGGCTGAGCTTTAGGTACGTCAGGACGGGAGCCGGGGTCCAGAGATGGCGAAACGGAACCGCCGAGGGAATGATGATCGGGAGGTTCGCCCGCGGCGAAGCACGCTGACGGAGGACGTTCCGTTGGCGGAAGCGGCTCGGGAGCGGTACCTGACGTACGCCCTGAGCGTGATCACTTCGCGAGCCTTGCCAGACGTCCGCGACGGGCTTAAACCCGTGCAGCGGCGAATCTTATATGCGATGTGGTCCGACCTTCGGATCACCGCCGACGGCCGGTTCATGAAGTGCGCGGCGGTGGTCGGCGAGGTCATCAAGAGCTACCACCCCCACGGCGACCAGTCCATCTACGACGCCCTCGTCCGGATGGCCCAGCCGTTCTCGCTTCGCCATCCTCTCATTGAGGGCTACGGCAACTTCGGCTCGATCGACGGCGACCCGCCGGCCGCCTTCCGGTACACCGAGTGCCGGCTGACGCCCATCGCCCAGACCCTGCTGAGCGAGCTTCGCGAGCAGACGGTCGACTTCCGCGACAATTACATGGCGACGACCCAGGAGCCGGTCGTCCTCCCCGCACAGTTCCCGAATCTGCTCGTGAACGGGACGGCGGGCATCGCGGTCGGCATGGCGACGAACATCCCGCCGCACAACCTCAAGGAAGTCTGCAACGCGCTCGTCGTCCTGCTGGAGAATCGGGAAGCCCCGCTGGAGAAGCTCACCCGTCACGTCATCGGGCCCGACTTCCCTACCGGCGGCGTGATCCTGAACCCGCCGGAGGACATCCGGAAGATCTACGCCACGGGACAGGGCTCGCTCAAGCTCCGCGGCACCTACACCCGCCCCGAAGTCCGGCCCAACACGATCGTCATCGATTCCATCCCTTACGGAATTGAGAAAGACCCGCTGGTCGCCCGGATCGGCGAGCTGATCGGCAAGGGGATGGTCCCTCAGCTCACGAACGTCAAGGACCTGAGCACCGACGACATCCGGATCGTCCTTGAACTGAAGCCTGGCTCGAACGCCGACGCGGCGATGGCCTACCTCTTCAAGAACACGCCGCTCCAGGTCAACTACGGCGTGAACCTGACCTGCCTGCTGCCGGCGGAAGGCGCCGCGGTGGCGGTCCCGGCTCGTCTCGATCTGAAGACGATCCTCCAGCACTTCCTCGACTTCCGGATGGACGTCGTCACGCGGCGGCTCAACTACGAGTTGCGGCTGCTGCTGGCGAGGATCCACATCCTGGAAGGCTTCGCCATCGTCTTCAACAACCTGGACGAGGCGATCCGGATCATCCGGGCCAGCGACGGCAAGGCCGACGCCGCTCCCAAGCTGATGTCGCGGTTCAACCTCAGCGACCTCCAGGCCGACGCCATCCTCGAAACCAAGCTCTACCGCCTCGGCAAGCTGGAGATCAAGGACATCCTCGCCGAGCTGGCCGCCAAACGTACGCGGGCCGGCGAAATCCAGGCGCTTCTGGCCGACGAACCGGCCCGCTGGGCGATCATCAAGGACGAGCTGAAGCAGATCGCCAAGTCCTACGGCGATGCTCGGCGAACCAAGATTGAAGCCCCCGCCGCCCCGATGGAGTTCCGCGAGGAAGACTACATCGTGGACGAGGACGCCTGGGTCATCGTCACCCGAGGCGGCTGGACGAAGCGGCAGAAGTCGTTCACGGACGTCGCTAGCATCCGCGTTCGCGACGACGACCAGGTCGGCTGGGTCTACCGCGCCCGGGCCCGCCAGACGATCACCCTCTTCACCGATCGCGGCATGGGCTACACGCTCCGCGTGAACGACATCCCCATGACGACCGGCCACGGCGACCCGATCCAGAAGCAGTTCGCCTTCGAGGACCAGGAGAAGCTCGTCGGCGTCGTCTGCCACGACCCGCGCTGCCTGCCGGACTTCGCGAAGCACTCGCAGACGCCGGCCCGACTGATGCAGAAGACGCTCGACGTCGACCTGGACGCGGCCTCGACCAACGGCCACGCCTCGACCAACGGCGAGGCGAACGGCCACGCCGGGCCCAGTCTGCCGCCACCGCCGTACGTGATCGCCCTGACGGCCGGCGGCAAGGTTCTGCGATTCCCCCTGGCCACGCTGGCGCCGGTGTCGACCAAGAAGGGCCGCCTGGTCATCCGGCTCGACCCCACGTTCAAGGAAGACTCGGTTGTGGGCGTCGAGGCGACCGACGGGTCTGAAAACGTCTGCCTGGCCACGAAAGCGGCACGCGTCCTGATCTTCCCGGTGACCGAGGCGAACATCGTCGCCTCGGCCGCGAGAGGCGTGGCGGCGATCAAGCTCGACGCCAAGGACCGGGTCATTGGCTTCGTCCTGGCGAACAAGAAGCGCGAGGGCCTGGCCGTCCGGACCAACCGCGGCGCTGAGCAGATTGTAAGAGCCACCAAATACCCCGTCACCTCGCGAGGGGGTCGCGGTTACGCGATCCTCCAGCGCGGTTCTCTGGAGTGCCTCGTCCCCGGCGAGGCCGAGCCCGTGCCGCCCCTCGATCAGGTGAATGAGGCCGGCGACTCCCGGTCGAAATCCGACGACAAGGATTGACGAACCCCCGCGTCCGCGAAAAATACCGCGTCCCGGCACTGGCCGGTCGAGAGGGACCAGACCCCGATGTCGAACGGATCCGCGACGTACAACGCCAAATCGATCACCGTCCTTGAAGGGCTGGAGGCCGTTCGTCGCCGTCCCGGCATGTACATCGGCGGCGTCGACAAGGCTGGCCTGCATCACCTTCTCTGGGAGATCGTCGACAACGCCGTCGATGAAGTAATGAACGGCCACGCATCGCGGATCGTGGTCACCCTCCACAACGACGGCCGCACGATGTCCGTGTCCGACAACGGCCGAGGCATCCCCGTCGACAAGCACCCCAAGACCGGCCAGAGCGCGCTTGAGGTCATCTTCACGACCCTCCACGCCGGCGGCAAGTTCGACAACGACGCCTACAAGGTCGCCGGCGGTCTCCACGGCGTCGGTGCCAGCGTCGTCAATGCACTCAGCAAGAGCCTGATCGCCGAGGTCCGTCGCGACGGCCGGTCCTATACTCAGAAATACAAGCGGGGTAAGCCGCTGGGTCCGGTCGAGGCCGGCGATCCCATCCGCGGCTCGGGGACGACCGTCACCTTCACGCCCGATACGGAAATCTTCCAGTCGCTCGACTACGATTCGGCCCTGATCGCCGAGCGGCTCGACGTGAAGACGTATCTCAACAAAGGGCTGGTCATCCAGTTCATCGACGAGAAGGCGAAGACCTCCGTCGAGTTCCGTCACGACGGCGGCGTCGTCGACTTCCTGGACTCCGTCAACAAGCGACGCGAGGACAACCGCGTCGCCCCGCTCCCCTTCGTCCTCGAACGGGAGCTGGAAGACGACGGCCTGCGGCTCCACCTGGCGCTCGCCTGGACCGAGGCGACCGACGAGGACGTCCTCTCGTTCGTCAACACAATCCCGACCCGCGACGGCGGCACGCACGAGATGGGGATGATCTCGGCGGTCGGCTCGGCCGTGCTCCGCTTCATGGAGACGCACGACTTCGTCAAGAAGGGCCTAGAGATCAAGCGCGAGGACGTCCGCGAAGGACTCACCGCCGTCCTTTCCATCTGCATCCACGAACCCCAGTTCCAGGGCCAGACCAAGGGCCGGCTGAACAACCCCGAGGTGCGCGGGCAGGTGGAGTCGCTTGTTCGGCCCAGCCTGGAGGCGTTCCTCCACCAGAACAAGAGCGTCGGCGAGGCCGTCGCCAACCGCGTCATCCAGGCAGCGAGAGCCCGTGAGGCCAGCCGGGCCGCGGCGTCGCAGGTCCGCCGCAAGACGGCCGTCAGCGGCAAGCTCAACCTGCCGGGCAAGCTCGCGGATTGCGACAGCACCGACCCGGAAGAGTCCGAGCTGTTCATCGTCGAAGGCGACAGCGCCGGCGGCTCCGCCAAGCAAGGTCGCGACCGTGACATCCAGGCTATCCTGCCGCTTCGAGGCAAGGTCCTCAACGCCGAGCAGGCCGGCAAGGCCAAGGTGCTCGACAACAAGGAGCTAACCGACCTCGTCAGCGCCCTCGGCTGCGGGATGGACGACCTGTACGACCCGGCTCGTCTTCGGTACGGCAAGGTCATCATCCTGACCGACGCCGACAGCGACGGCCACCACATCGCCACCCTGCTTCTGACCTTCTTCTACCGTCATATGCCCGGGCTGATGGCCGAGGGCCGCGTTTATCTGGGCTGCCCCCCTCTGTTCAAGATCACCTGGGGCAAGGAGACCTACTGGGCCTCCGACGACAGGCACCGCGACCGCATTCTCGCCAAGCTGCCGTCGAACGCGAAGCCCGACATCACCCGCTTCAAAGGGCTGGGTGAGATGCCCGCCAAGCTCCTCTTCGAGACGACCTTGAACCCGGAGGGCCGTCGCCTCCTCCGCGTGGTCGTCCCTGAGGAGGACCGGCCCTACACCGAACGAACCGTCAGCGACCTGATGGGCAAGGAGCCCGAGGCCCGCTTCAAGTTCATCATGGAAGAAGCGTACACGGCCAAGGACATCGATATCTGATCGATCGTCCGGCCGCCGCGAGTCAGCCAGGAACAAGCTCCCCATGCCGATCATCGAGGTCGAAGGTCTGTCCAAGACCTATCGCGTCTTTCAGAAGCAGGAGGGCCTGCTCGGTGCCATTCGCGGGCTCTACCACCGCGAGTATAAAGAGGTGAAGGCCGTCGACCGGATCGGCTTCACCATCGAACCGGGCGAAATGGTCGCCTTTCTCGGCCCCAACGGCGCCGGGAAGACGACCACGCTCAAGATGCTCTCCGGCCTGATCTACCCATCGGGCGGCGACGCCAAGGTCCTCGGTTACACGCCCTGGAAGCGCGAGGACGCCTACCGCCGACGCTTCGCGCTGGTCATGGGCCAGAAGAACCAGCTCTGGTGGGACCTTCCCGCCGAAGACAGCTTCCAGCTCCACCGCGAGATCTACTCCATCCCTCGCGAGCAATTCGATCGGACGCTCGGCGAACTCGTCGAGTTGCTCGGGGTCGGCAAGCTGACCCGCCAGCCCGTCCGAGAGCTTTCGCTCGGCGAACGGATGAAGATGGAGCTAATCGCCGCCCTGCTCCACGGCCCGCAACTCCTGCTGCTCGACGAGCCGACCATCGGCCTCGACGTCGTCGCCCAGGCGGCGATTCAGAAGTGTCTCCGCGACTATCACGAGAAGCGCGGGGTGACGATGCTTCTGACCAGCCACTACATGCGGGACGTGGAAGCTCTCTGCGACCGCGTGATCGTGATCACCCACGGGACGATCGTCTACGACGGGCCGCTGGCGGGGATCATCGAGCGATTCGGCGAGTCGAAGCTGGTCAAGCTCCAGTTCGAGGGCCCGGCCCCCGATGGACTGGAACGCTACGGCGAGGTCGTCCGCCGCGAAGGGCCCTTCGCCGACGTCCGGATCGAGCGTTCCCGCGTCGCCGGGGCCCTGGCTGACGTGCTCAATCGCAACGCCCTGGCTGACATCAGCGTCGAGGACCCTCCGCTGGAGGACATCATCGCCAAGGTCTTCGAGGAGGCTCGGCTCGCCCATGACGCCGCCTGACGCCGCCGCGATCGCGATTCCCGCGACGCCTTCTCCCGGCCCTCTCCACGCTCTGGTCAAATACGCGCGGATCTTCCGGGTCTCCCTCATCGAGCGGATGACCTACCGCAGCGACTTCCTGATCGGGACGCTTCTCCGTTTCCTGCCGATCATCACCACGGTCCTTCTCTGGAAGGCCATCTACGAGGGGTCGGGCCAGACTCAGATCGGCGGCTTCAACTACCGCGAGATGATCGCCTACCTGTTGCTGACCAACATCAGCCGGATGTTCTCCAGCATGCCCGGTCTGGCGGGGGGCATCGCCCGGGAGGTTCGCGAGGGGACGCTCAAGCGATACCTGCTCCAGCCGCTCGACCTCCTCGGCTTCCTGCTCTCGTCGAGGGTCGCGCACAAGGTCGCCTACATCACGATGTCGTTCCTGCCTTACGCCCTGCTTTTCTACCTCTGCCGGAGCTATTTCGACGGCTTCCCGGACGCGACGACGATGGCGGCCTACGCTTTATCACTCGTCCTCTCATTCCTCGTCGGCTTCTACTTCGAGGCCAGCGTGGGGATGGTCGGGTTCTGGTTCCTGGAGGTCACCTCGGTCCTCTATATCGTGATGACCCTGAACTTCTTCATCTCTGGCCACATGCTGCCGCTCGACCTGCTGCCTCAGCCGTGGGCCGGTATTCTCAAAGCGCTCCCCTTCCAGTACATGGCCTATTTCCCGGCCGTCGTTTTCCAGGGAAAGATCCGGGGCACTGAGTTGATCCTCCACCTGGGGCTGGAGTTGTTCTGGGCCCTCGCGTTCATGCTTCTGGCAAGGACGCTCTATCGGGCCGGGCTGAAGCGCTACAGCGCGTACGGAGGCTGACCCATGATTTCCGGCGTCCTCCGTTACCTCCGGATGCTCGGTGGCCTGGCTCGCTACACGCTGGCCCGAGAGATGGCCTTTCGAGGCAACTTCCTCGTGAAGGTCTCGGTCGAACTGCTCTGGATGGGCATCCTGATCGCGTTCTACCGGACGGTGTTCGGCAAGACGAACCAGATCGCCGGCTGGAGCGAGCCCGACTACTTCTTCTTCGTCGGCTGCTTCTTCGCCATCAACGGGCTGATCGAAACCCTCTTCCTGGAAAACTGCAACGAGTTCGCCGAGCTGGTCCGCACCGGCGACCTAGATTTCCTCCTGCTCAAGCCGATCGACGAGCAATTCCTGGTCTCCTGTCGCCGGATGGACTGGGGGACGGCGCCGAACCTCGTGATGGGCGCGATCCTGATGGTCGTCGCGCTCGTCCAGAAGGGGTGGACGTTCGATCCCTCCCGGGTTGCGGCGTTCGTGGCGACGTTCGCATTCGGCGTGGCCATCGCCTATAGTTTTATGATGATCCTGACCTCGTTCTCCGTCTGGATGGTCCGCAACCAGAGCCTGATGGAAATGTGGTGGCTCTTCTCCAGCCTGGCCCGTTACCCTCGGCAGATCTTCTCAGGTCGGGGGGCTGAGACGCTCGGGCGGTTCTTCACGTTCGTCGTCCCGATCCTGCTGGTCTCGAACGTCCCGGCCGATGTGATGGTCCGAGTTCTGGACTGGTGGATGGTCGGCTTTACTGCGGCGGTCGCCGTGATCTCCCTGTGGGTCAGCCGTTGGTTCTTCCAGTTCGCGCTCAGGTCGTATCGCAGCGCTAGTAGTTAAACAAACGTCGCTACCACTGATGCACGCAGACAACAGAGGAGGCGACCTGTAGCGCATCGGCGAACTTTCGCTGCGACGCTCCTCCATAAACTAGGATTCAGATAAGCGGGGAGAGACGGTCGCGGAGGCGCCCATCCCCACGGAGGCGCGATGCAGCATAGGGTTGAACATGACGCGTGACGAGTCGCCGAGCGCTGGGCCTGGCTCCCCGGAATCCCCCCTCCTGAGGGAGATCCAACAACTGCGTTCACGATTGGAGGAAGCTTATGCGACGATCGAGGTTCTACTCGCCAACCGCACCAGCCTGGAGGAGGACGTCCTCCACCTTCGTCGAATCGCGGCGACCGACGAACTGACAGGGCTTTGGAACCGCCGATTCCTCGTCGACTCGCTCGACATTTCCTTCTCCTTTGCGATCCGACACCGGCTGCCGCTCTCGCTGGTGCTCCTGGATGTGGACCACTTCAAGACGTTCAACGACGGTTTTGGACACGCCGCCGGAGACGTGATCCTTCGCGACGTCGCCTCGTTGATCCAATCGTGCGCTCGGAACCACGACGTCGTGGCGCGGTATGGCGGCGAGGAATTCGCGATCCTTCTGCCGGGGACGGATCGCTTGGGCGCAGACTCTGTTGCAGAGCGGGTTCGACGGACGATCGAGGAGCATGGCTGGTCGCTTCAAACGATCACGGCGAGCCTGGGTTCAGCGACCCTCAACCACGAAGGCGAGCTCACACCTCGCACGGTTTCGGCCCTGGTTGAAACAGCGGACCTCGCCCTCTACCACTCGAAACGACAGGGACGCAACCGCGTCACCCACGCCGACGAGTTGATGCCGAAGGCTGCCGTCGCGACCCACGGCGCAGCCTCGAGAGTGGGATATTGACCCGTATCCGCTGGTGTCTCGATACTGGATCCGATCTTCGACCCAGGAATCCGTACCGACCCCGGCAGATCGCGGATGGCGTATGTAGCGGCTCTGATGCTCTTGATCCTCCTCGCGATCGCGGCGCGAACCGTGCGCGGGGGGTGGACGATCAATGATCTGGCCATGGGGTTGATCCGCCTGGCCGAGGGTCGGCGGCCGGTGCAGTTGCACGCCCGCGAATCAGGAAGGCTTGGAGAGCTTGTCGCCGCCTACAACGCGACGGCTCCGGAAATCTTCGACAGAATCCAGGCGTTGGAGGCCGACCGGGAGCAGCTTCGAGTCGTGCTGGGAGCGATGGCCGAAGCCGTTCTCGCCGTGGACCCTCGCCGACGGCTGCTCTTCGCCAACGCGAGCGCGGATGCGCTCTTCGGCCTCGACCCCGACTCGGTCGGGCGACTCATCCCCGAGTTGATCCGAAGCCCGCAGGTCCAGGGGGCCGTCGAGGCGACGTTCCGCATCGCTCACCCGGACGCCTACCACGTTGAGTTGACGCTCCCTGGCCGCGATGCCCTGCGGTCGCCCTCGCGGATCCTGGCGGTCCGTGGGACCCCCCTGCCGGGCAAGTCTCCTGCTGGCGCCGTCCTGGTCTTTCACGACGTCAGCGAGCTGCGGCGTCTGGAACGGATGCGTCAGGATTTCGTCGCCAACGCCTCACACGAGCTGAAAACGCCGCTCGCGTCGATCAAGGCTTACGCCGAGACCCTGCTGGACTGGGCGCTCGAGGATCCCGAGATGAACCGTCGGTTCCTGGAACGGATCGACGAGCAGGCCGACCGGCTCGACGCCCTGGTCCGCGACATGCTGAGCCTCGCCCGACTGGAATCGAATCAGGACTTCTACCGGCACGAGCCGCTCGCCCTGATTCCCGTCCTCTCCACTCAGGTGGAGACCCACCGCGACCGGGCTGAAGCAGGCGTGCTCTCATTGACGTTCGACGACGGCGGCGTCGAAGGGGACGCGACGATCCTCGCCGACGAGGAGGCGGTCCGGCAGATCTTCGACAACCTGATCGACAACGCAATCAAGTACACGCCCGAGGGTGGGAACGTTCGGGTAGCGTGCTCGGCCACCCCAAGCCTGATCACGGTGGAAGTCCGCGATACCGGCGTGGGCATCCCCCGCGAGGATCAGTCGCGAATCTTCGAGCGGTTCTACCGCGTCGACAAGGCGCGAAGCCGAGAGCTTGGGGGGACCGGCCTCGGACTGGCGATCGTCAAGCACCTCGTCTCGTCATTGCAGGGACGGGTCGAGGTGTCGAGCCGACCGGGAGCCGGCTCGACGTTCGTCGTCCGGCTCCCCAGGGCCTCGGCGTCCCTTGCCCCGGCCTCCCCCGTTCGAGAGGGCTGAGCAGCCCCAGGCTCAGTGATGTTGGGTTTCCAGCCACTTCTCGCAGTCCATCGCCGCAGCGCACCCGGAGCCGGCGGCTGTGATCGCCTGCCGGTAGTGGGTGTCGACCACGTCGCCGCAGGCGAAGACGCCCTCGACGCTCGTCGCCGTGCCGTAATTGGGCAGCTTATCCATGAGGCCGGCCGGAGCCTCAGCGTCCTTCCAGGCGAGCGCCGTGCGAGTCAGGATGTAACCCTCAGGCGTCGTGGCGATCTGCCCTCGGAAGATCTTCGAGTTCGGGTCGTGGCCGATCGCCAGGAACAAACCGGCGATCTTGAGGTCGTTATGCGATCCATCCTTCGTCGACTTGAGCCGGACCCCTTGAAGCTCGGGGAAGGACCCGGACTCATCGCCCAGGATTCTCTCGACCTCGGCGTTATAGGCGTAGTGGATCTTGGGGAAGTTCTTGAGCCGGTCCTGCATGATCTTGGAGGCCCGAAGCTCGTCGCGACGGTGGATCAGGGTGACCTTGGTGGCG
It encodes:
- a CDS encoding ABC transporter permease, translated to MTPPDAAAIAIPATPSPGPLHALVKYARIFRVSLIERMTYRSDFLIGTLLRFLPIITTVLLWKAIYEGSGQTQIGGFNYREMIAYLLLTNISRMFSSMPGLAGGIAREVREGTLKRYLLQPLDLLGFLLSSRVAHKVAYITMSFLPYALLFYLCRSYFDGFPDATTMAAYALSLVLSFLVGFYFEASVGMVGFWFLEVTSVLYIVMTLNFFISGHMLPLDLLPQPWAGILKALPFQYMAYFPAVVFQGKIRGTELILHLGLELFWALAFMLLARTLYRAGLKRYSAYGG
- a CDS encoding ABC transporter permease; its protein translation is MISGVLRYLRMLGGLARYTLAREMAFRGNFLVKVSVELLWMGILIAFYRTVFGKTNQIAGWSEPDYFFFVGCFFAINGLIETLFLENCNEFAELVRTGDLDFLLLKPIDEQFLVSCRRMDWGTAPNLVMGAILMVVALVQKGWTFDPSRVAAFVATFAFGVAIAYSFMMILTSFSVWMVRNQSLMEMWWLFSSLARYPRQIFSGRGAETLGRFFTFVVPILLVSNVPADVMVRVLDWWMVGFTAAVAVISLWVSRWFFQFALRSYRSASS
- a CDS encoding GGDEF domain-containing protein, whose product is MTRDESPSAGPGSPESPLLREIQQLRSRLEEAYATIEVLLANRTSLEEDVLHLRRIAATDELTGLWNRRFLVDSLDISFSFAIRHRLPLSLVLLDVDHFKTFNDGFGHAAGDVILRDVASLIQSCARNHDVVARYGGEEFAILLPGTDRLGADSVAERVRRTIEEHGWSLQTITASLGSATLNHEGELTPRTVSALVETADLALYHSKRQGRNRVTHADELMPKAAVATHGAASRVGY
- a CDS encoding sensor histidine kinase; the encoded protein is MAYVAALMLLILLAIAARTVRGGWTINDLAMGLIRLAEGRRPVQLHARESGRLGELVAAYNATAPEIFDRIQALEADREQLRVVLGAMAEAVLAVDPRRRLLFANASADALFGLDPDSVGRLIPELIRSPQVQGAVEATFRIAHPDAYHVELTLPGRDALRSPSRILAVRGTPLPGKSPAGAVLVFHDVSELRRLERMRQDFVANASHELKTPLASIKAYAETLLDWALEDPEMNRRFLERIDEQADRLDALVRDMLSLARLESNQDFYRHEPLALIPVLSTQVETHRDRAEAGVLSLTFDDGGVEGDATILADEEAVRQIFDNLIDNAIKYTPEGGNVRVACSATPSLITVEVRDTGVGIPREDQSRIFERFYRVDKARSRELGGTGLGLAIVKHLVSSLQGRVEVSSRPGAGSTFVVRLPRASASLAPASPVREG